From Carbonactinospora thermoautotrophica, the proteins below share one genomic window:
- a CDS encoding ABC transporter permease, with protein MIAAQTALEARLLMRNGEQVLLTVVIPTGILALFSLLPILDLGQGRRVDFLTPGVIALAVLSTAFTSQAIATGFERRYGVLKRLAATPLPRWGLLVAKTATVLLVELGQIALLSAVAFALGWSPHGSPFAVLALLIAGTAAFSGLALLMAGTLRAEMTLAAANLVFLMLLVGGGVIVPLDKFPEPARAVLGLLPISALSDGLRDVLQHGAGLPVGDLGILLVWAVLAGGAAAATFRWE; from the coding sequence ATGATCGCCGCGCAGACCGCGCTGGAGGCCCGGCTGCTGATGCGCAACGGCGAGCAGGTCCTGCTGACGGTGGTGATCCCGACCGGGATCCTCGCGCTGTTCAGCCTCCTGCCGATCCTCGACCTCGGCCAGGGCAGGCGCGTGGACTTCCTCACCCCGGGCGTGATCGCGCTGGCTGTCCTGTCCACCGCGTTCACCAGCCAGGCGATCGCGACCGGGTTCGAACGCCGGTACGGGGTGCTCAAGCGCCTGGCCGCGACCCCGCTCCCCCGCTGGGGGCTGCTCGTCGCGAAGACCGCGACGGTGCTGCTCGTCGAGCTCGGCCAGATCGCGCTGCTCTCCGCGGTCGCGTTCGCCCTGGGCTGGTCCCCCCACGGGTCCCCGTTCGCGGTCCTCGCCCTGCTCATCGCGGGCACGGCCGCGTTCTCCGGCCTCGCCCTGCTCATGGCCGGCACGCTGCGCGCCGAGATGACGTTGGCCGCCGCGAACCTGGTGTTCCTGATGCTGCTCGTCGGCGGCGGGGTGATCGTGCCGCTGGACAAGTTCCCCGAGCCGGCCCGAGCCGTGCTCGGTCTGCTGCCGATCTCGGCCCTGTCCGACGGGCTGCGCGACGTCCTTCAACACGGTGCCGGCCTGCCAGTCGGCGACCTGGGGATCCTCCTCGTCTGGGCGGTGCTCGCCGGTGGCGCGGCGGCCGCCACGTTCCGCTGGGAATGA